The genomic window GCAATCGTACAGTAGGCGGCGCAACGCTGTAATCGCTAGACTAGTGCTGGTGAAAAAGTAAGCTAAGCTCAGCAATGTGCTTAGCGCTACGATGAAACCCGCTGAGGCGGGTTTTAAAATCTCTTATTGATAGGAAAATACTATGGAATTCTTGACTTTAATTAAAAATTTGATTCCCGATTATGCCAAGGATATCCGTTTGAATATCGATGGCACGATAGCCCGCTCCAGCTTAGAGGGCAGTGATGCAGTTGGTGTGGCGCTGGCGTCAGCCTTCGCCGCCAAGAGTAAGCCCATCATCGACATCATCAAAGCCAGTGGCGCGATGAGCCCGGAAGAAGTCCATGCAGCGCTGACCGCTTCTGCACTGATGGGCATGAATAATATCTGGTATCCATTCGTCGAAATGACGGACGACGCCGATATGAAAACCCAGGCAGCGCAGTTGCGCATGAATGCCTACGCCACCAATGGCGGCGTCGATAAGCGTCGTTTTGAAATGTATGCGCTGGCCGCTTCTGTGGTCGGCAAATGCCATTTTTGCGTGAAATCGCACTTTGAGCTATTGAAAAAAGAAGGTATGTCTACCGTGCAATTGCGCGATGTGGG from Undibacterium parvum includes these protein-coding regions:
- a CDS encoding carboxymuconolactone decarboxylase family protein translates to MEFLTLIKNLIPDYAKDIRLNIDGTIARSSLEGSDAVGVALASAFAAKSKPIIDIIKASGAMSPEEVHAALTASALMGMNNIWYPFVEMTDDADMKTQAAQLRMNAYATNGGVDKRRFEMYALAASVVGKCHFCVKSHFELLKKEGMSTVQLRDVGRIAAVINAAAQVIAAE